In a single window of the Flavivirga spongiicola genome:
- a CDS encoding glutaminyl-peptide cyclotransferase yields MNTFKYLLIIFLGGLIISCGSNSGKNKSGFFIKTNAIKGDISNNKTLSLSLENKKKHIIDSVSYTLDGIKVDDNIQLTNFKLGKQTIEAIVYFNNQKETVNTTVSILSDAPPKVYSYKIINEYPHDITSYTQGIEFFNDTLYESTGQYKKSKLRKIDYKTGKIIKSINLADEYFGEGLTILNDKIYQLTWKASTGFVYDVNSFDKISSFKYGNSKEGWGLCNNENTIYKSDGTEKIWLLNSETLVEESFIQVYTNKGKIVGINEMEWINGKIYTNRYQKDGVAIVNPKNGAVIGVIDFSPLKKLVTQHETLDVLNGIAYNPKTNTIFVTGKRWDKLFEVEITEKESLVK; encoded by the coding sequence ATGAATACTTTTAAATATCTATTAATCATATTTTTAGGCGGATTAATTATTTCTTGTGGCTCTAATTCTGGTAAAAATAAAAGCGGTTTTTTTATTAAAACTAATGCAATTAAAGGGGATATTTCTAATAATAAGACCTTATCACTGTCCTTAGAAAATAAAAAAAAGCATATTATAGATTCTGTATCATATACTTTAGATGGTATTAAGGTTGATGATAATATTCAACTAACCAATTTCAAATTAGGAAAACAAACCATTGAAGCTATTGTATACTTTAATAATCAAAAAGAAACGGTTAATACAACTGTTTCCATATTAAGTGATGCACCTCCAAAGGTTTATAGTTATAAAATTATCAATGAATACCCACATGACATTACTTCATACACTCAAGGGATTGAATTTTTTAACGATACGCTTTATGAAAGCACCGGTCAATATAAAAAATCTAAGCTTAGAAAAATTGATTATAAAACAGGTAAAATCATTAAAAGCATTAACCTTGCAGATGAATATTTTGGAGAAGGGCTTACTATCTTAAATGACAAAATATATCAATTAACTTGGAAAGCAAGTACTGGTTTTGTTTATGATGTAAATTCATTTGATAAAATAAGCAGTTTCAAATATGGAAACAGTAAAGAAGGCTGGGGATTGTGCAACAATGAAAATACTATTTATAAAAGTGATGGCACGGAAAAAATATGGCTTTTAAACTCAGAAACTTTAGTCGAAGAATCGTTTATTCAGGTATATACTAATAAAGGAAAAATTGTGGGCATCAATGAAATGGAATGGATAAATGGAAAAATATATACAAACCGCTATCAAAAAGATGGTGTTGCTATTGTTAATCCTAAAAATGGCGCTGTTATAGGTGTTATTGATTTTTCTCCTCTTAAAAAACTGGTCACTCAACATGAAACATTAGATGTTCTTAATGGCATCGCTTATAACCCTAAAACCAATACCATTTTTGTAACAGGTAAACGCTGGGACAAATTGTTTGAAGTAGAAATTACTGAAAAAGAGAGCTTAGTAAAATAG
- a CDS encoding urocanate hydratase, translated as MTFQDQILQGIPKVLPTKRVYPLDVNRAPKRKDILSIEEKQLAVRNALRYFPKDWHLELAIEFAEELKAYGRIYMYRFKPDYTMYARPISEYPAKSSQAAAIMLMIQNNLNPAVAQHPEELITYGGNGAVFQNWAQYLLVMQYLATITDEQTLHIYSGHPMGLFPSSKNAPRVIVTNGMMIPNYSQPDDWEKFNALGVTQYGQMTAGSFMYIGPQGIVHGTTITVMNAFRKILPKGEDSKGKIFLTAGLGGMSGAQPKAGNIAGCITICAEVNPKAATKRYEQGWVDVLIDNMDDLIMRVRQAQANEEVVSIAFIGNVVEVWERFDEENIFIHVGSDQTSLHIPWTGGYYPVDISYEESNRLIREEPKVFKEKVQETLRRHASSINNHTKKGTYFFDYGNAFLLESSRAGADVMAENGIDFKYPSYVQDILGPMCFDYGFGPFRWVCTSGKSEDLDMTDEIAATVLQEIMESSPEEIQLQMQDNITWIKNAKKNKMVVGSQARILYADAEGRSKIAEAFNNAIAAGKIGSVVLGRDHHDVSGTDSPFRETSNIYDGSKFTADMAIHNVIGDSFRGATWVSIHNGGGVGWGEVMNGGFGMLLDGTPEAEARLKSMLFYDVNNGIARRSWARNNEAIFAIKREMERTPNLKVTIPNLVEDNILNNLF; from the coding sequence ATGACATTTCAAGATCAAATATTACAGGGAATCCCTAAGGTATTACCAACTAAAAGAGTATATCCATTAGATGTAAATAGAGCTCCAAAGCGAAAAGATATTTTATCCATAGAAGAAAAACAATTGGCCGTTAGAAATGCGTTGCGTTATTTTCCAAAAGATTGGCATTTGGAGTTAGCTATTGAATTTGCAGAAGAATTGAAAGCATATGGCAGAATTTATATGTATAGATTCAAGCCAGATTATACAATGTATGCAAGACCAATTTCAGAATATCCTGCTAAATCTTCACAAGCAGCTGCCATTATGCTCATGATTCAGAATAATCTAAATCCTGCTGTTGCGCAACACCCTGAGGAATTAATAACTTATGGGGGAAATGGTGCTGTATTTCAAAATTGGGCACAGTACCTTTTAGTAATGCAATATTTAGCGACCATAACGGATGAACAAACCTTGCATATATATTCAGGTCATCCCATGGGTTTATTTCCTTCTTCTAAAAATGCCCCAAGAGTTATTGTAACCAATGGTATGATGATACCTAATTATTCGCAGCCGGATGATTGGGAAAAATTTAATGCATTAGGGGTGACTCAATATGGACAAATGACAGCCGGTTCATTTATGTATATAGGACCGCAGGGCATTGTACACGGGACAACGATTACAGTTATGAATGCTTTTCGTAAAATTTTACCAAAAGGAGAAGATTCTAAAGGAAAAATATTTTTAACAGCAGGGTTAGGAGGGATGAGCGGTGCACAACCCAAAGCAGGTAACATAGCTGGCTGTATTACTATTTGTGCAGAAGTAAATCCAAAAGCAGCTACCAAGCGTTATGAGCAAGGTTGGGTGGATGTATTGATTGATAATATGGATGACCTCATTATGAGAGTTCGACAAGCACAAGCCAATGAAGAGGTCGTTTCTATAGCGTTTATAGGAAATGTTGTTGAAGTATGGGAGCGATTTGATGAAGAAAATATTTTTATTCATGTCGGATCAGATCAAACCTCATTGCATATTCCCTGGACTGGGGGATATTACCCTGTTGATATTTCGTATGAAGAATCAAATCGACTCATTCGTGAAGAACCAAAAGTGTTTAAAGAAAAAGTGCAGGAAACATTGCGTAGACACGCTTCATCCATAAATAATCACACTAAAAAAGGAACTTATTTTTTCGATTATGGTAATGCCTTTTTATTAGAATCGTCTAGAGCAGGAGCAGATGTGATGGCAGAAAATGGTATTGATTTTAAATATCCATCGTATGTACAGGATATTTTAGGACCTATGTGCTTTGATTATGGGTTTGGTCCTTTCCGTTGGGTTTGTACTTCTGGAAAATCCGAAGATTTAGATATGACTGATGAGATTGCTGCAACCGTTTTACAAGAAATCATGGAAAGCTCACCGGAAGAAATTCAGTTGCAAATGCAAGATAATATTACCTGGATTAAAAATGCCAAAAAGAATAAAATGGTCGTAGGATCCCAAGCTCGCATATTATATGCAGATGCAGAAGGACGTTCTAAGATCGCTGAAGCATTTAATAATGCGATTGCAGCAGGTAAAATAGGATCTGTAGTTTTAGGAAGAGATCATCATGATGTAAGCGGAACGGATTCGCCTTTTAGAGAAACATCTAATATCTATGATGGCAGTAAATTTACTGCAGATATGGCTATTCATAATGTTATTGGTGATAGTTTTAGAGGTGCCACATGGGTATCTATCCATAATGGTGGTGGTGTTGGCTGGGGAGAAGTGATGAATGGCGGTTTTGGTATGCTATTAGATGGCACACCAGAAGCTGAAGCTCGCTTAAAAAGTATGTTATTCTATGATGTAAACAATGGCATTGCTCGTAGAAGCTGGGCTCGAAATAATGAGGCTATCTTTGCAATAAAACGAGAAATGGAAAGAACACCTAATTTAAAAGTAACGATTCCTAATTTAGTAGAAGACAACATACTTAACAATTTATTTTAA
- the hutI gene encoding imidazolonepropionase codes for MTTLFKNIKELIQVRTEPISYVSGKAMSELPTIKNAFLMVNNGLISDFGSMNDCPKTGFSEVIDATGRMILPSWCDSHTHIVYAGNREGEFVDRIKGLSYEAIAANGGGILNSAKKLQETSEEVLYQQSKERLEDVIQLGTGALEIKSGYGLTVAAELKMLRVIKRLKENYPIAVKTTFLGAHALPLEYKENKEGYLKLLIDEALPKIAEENLAEYIDIFCETGYFSVEDTELMLEAGKKYGLIPKIHVNQFTAIGGVQAGVKHHALSVDHLEVMRDEDIEALKNTKTMPVALPSCSYFLSIPYAPARKMINAGLPLALATDYNPGSTPSGNMNFVISTACIKMKMTPEEAINAATINGAYAMGLDDKVGSITKGKQANLILTKQINSYGFIPYSFGTNQIEKVYLKGKEICI; via the coding sequence ATGACTACTTTATTCAAAAATATTAAAGAACTCATTCAAGTTCGTACAGAACCAATTTCATATGTTTCAGGAAAAGCAATGAGTGAATTACCAACCATAAAAAATGCTTTTTTAATGGTTAATAATGGATTGATTTCTGATTTTGGAAGTATGAATGATTGTCCAAAAACAGGTTTTTCAGAAGTCATTGATGCCACCGGAAGGATGATTTTGCCGTCTTGGTGTGATTCTCATACACATATTGTCTATGCTGGAAATCGTGAAGGTGAATTTGTAGATCGAATAAAAGGCCTGTCTTATGAAGCTATTGCTGCTAACGGTGGAGGCATTTTAAATTCAGCTAAAAAATTACAAGAAACTTCAGAAGAAGTATTATATCAGCAAAGCAAAGAGCGTTTAGAAGATGTTATTCAACTAGGGACAGGAGCCCTTGAAATTAAATCGGGTTATGGTTTAACGGTAGCTGCTGAATTAAAAATGTTGCGTGTTATTAAACGTTTAAAAGAGAACTACCCTATAGCCGTTAAAACGACTTTTTTAGGTGCACATGCCCTCCCTTTAGAATATAAAGAAAATAAGGAAGGCTATTTAAAACTATTAATAGATGAAGCACTTCCAAAAATAGCGGAAGAAAACTTAGCAGAATACATCGATATTTTTTGTGAAACAGGTTACTTTTCTGTAGAAGACACAGAATTAATGCTTGAAGCTGGTAAAAAATATGGCTTGATACCAAAAATTCATGTGAATCAATTTACGGCTATTGGAGGCGTTCAAGCTGGCGTAAAGCATCATGCTTTGTCTGTAGATCATTTAGAAGTCATGCGTGATGAAGATATAGAAGCTTTAAAAAACACAAAAACAATGCCTGTAGCTTTACCAAGCTGCTCTTATTTTTTAAGCATACCATATGCTCCAGCCCGTAAGATGATTAACGCTGGATTACCCTTAGCATTGGCAACGGATTATAACCCAGGTTCTACACCATCTGGAAATATGAATTTTGTGATATCAACGGCCTGTATAAAAATGAAAATGACACCAGAAGAAGCTATTAATGCTGCTACAATAAATGGCGCTTATGCGATGGGGCTGGATGATAAAGTGGGCTCAATAACTAAAGGGAAACAGGCAAATTTAATCCTTACTAAACAAATTAATTCTTACGGATTTATTCCGTATTCGTTCGGAACGAATCAAATAGAAAAAGTGTATCTAAAAGGCAAAGAAATTTGTATATAG
- the hutH gene encoding histidine ammonia-lyase — translation MTFKYGIDNLTVDKVLAISKGELNGVITVEAKEQVIACRKKVETMAAGHKAVYGINTGFGPLCDVQITAEETNKLQENLLITHAVGVGNPIDKELSKIMMICKVHALCQGYSGVRLELIERILYFIDNNLLPVVPEQGSVGASGDLAPLSHLFLPLIGEGEFWIDNKIEQAKIGLEKHQLTPLTLQAKEGLGLINGTQFILAHAIIGLNKMAYLLDLADVSGAMSIEGYQGSSSPFREELHRIRPFKGTIKVAERMSMLLHKSQNLNSHEDCERVQDPYSMRCIPQVHGASRNAYYHLKELAEIEMNSVTDNPIVLSDTEAISGGNFHGQPLAMALDYASIAASELGNISDRRCYLLLEGKFGLPRLLTSGGGLNSGFMIPQYTTAALVTENKSLCFPPSADSIPTSLGQEDHVSMGSISGRKFNQILGNVDKILAIELMYAAQALEFRRPNTFSDILEENFRIIREKVPKLEDDRILKDDINSMIQLVKNQAFILK, via the coding sequence ATGACATTCAAATACGGTATAGATAATTTGACAGTTGATAAGGTATTAGCCATTTCTAAAGGCGAATTAAATGGGGTTATCACTGTTGAAGCAAAAGAACAAGTGATAGCCTGTAGAAAGAAAGTTGAGACTATGGCAGCTGGACATAAAGCGGTGTATGGCATTAATACTGGATTCGGACCATTATGCGACGTTCAAATCACCGCAGAAGAGACCAATAAATTACAAGAAAACCTGTTGATTACACATGCAGTTGGTGTTGGAAACCCTATAGACAAAGAGTTGTCTAAGATTATGATGATTTGTAAGGTTCATGCTTTATGTCAAGGGTATTCGGGAGTCCGATTAGAATTAATTGAAAGAATTTTATATTTCATTGACAATAATTTATTGCCCGTAGTCCCTGAGCAAGGTTCTGTTGGAGCATCAGGAGACTTGGCACCATTATCACATTTATTTTTACCTTTAATAGGAGAAGGAGAATTTTGGATTGATAATAAAATTGAGCAAGCAAAAATTGGATTAGAAAAACATCAATTAACACCTTTAACATTGCAGGCTAAAGAAGGCCTGGGTTTAATAAATGGTACGCAATTTATTTTGGCACATGCTATTATTGGCTTAAATAAAATGGCCTATTTATTAGATTTAGCGGATGTTTCTGGTGCTATGAGTATAGAAGGCTATCAAGGGAGCTCTTCTCCGTTTAGAGAGGAATTACATAGAATACGCCCTTTTAAAGGCACTATAAAAGTTGCTGAAAGAATGTCTATGTTACTTCATAAGTCACAAAATTTAAACTCTCATGAAGATTGTGAACGTGTTCAAGATCCTTACTCAATGCGTTGTATTCCTCAAGTTCATGGAGCTTCTAGAAATGCCTATTATCATTTAAAAGAATTAGCAGAAATAGAAATGAATTCTGTTACAGATAACCCTATTGTCTTAAGCGATACAGAAGCTATTTCCGGAGGAAACTTTCACGGGCAACCTTTAGCCATGGCATTAGATTATGCCTCTATTGCAGCATCAGAATTAGGAAACATTTCAGACAGACGTTGCTATCTATTATTAGAAGGGAAATTTGGGTTGCCACGATTATTAACTAGCGGTGGTGGGTTAAATTCTGGTTTTATGATTCCGCAATACACAACAGCCGCTTTGGTTACAGAAAATAAATCATTATGTTTTCCGCCATCGGCAGATAGTATTCCAACATCTTTAGGGCAGGAAGACCATGTGTCTATGGGAAGCATTTCAGGTCGTAAATTCAATCAGATATTAGGAAATGTCGATAAAATATTAGCGATAGAGCTTATGTATGCTGCGCAAGCTTTAGAATTTAGAAGACCTAACACTTTTTCAGATATTCTGGAAGAAAACTTCAGAATTATCAGAGAAAAAGTTCCAAAATTAGAAGATGATAGAATCCTGAAAGATGATATCAATAGTATGATTCAATTAGTTAAAAACCAAGCTTTCATTTTAAAGTAA
- a CDS encoding LysR family transcriptional regulator has protein sequence MSYQIELRHIKYFLAVAKDLHFRKAAERLFISQPGLSRQIKQMEDDLGVLLFERHNRKVILTKAGEYLKEELALNLKSLEHTFYHAKLLNDGKKGDLKFGYVGSAMQEIIPNLLIEFKKEHPNVLFNLKEMDNHKQIEELLSYHIDLGFVRLDRVPKELEITPILKENFCLVLPHNHALNKENFKGLYQLKEESFILFDPKYSATYYEKVMQIFDDSGFSPIVSHNTIHASSIYKLVENSFGVSIVPKSLIDINNKKVKFIELSKIKQKTTLSIVWNKHNRNPILDRVFDFISELSR, from the coding sequence ATGAGTTATCAAATAGAGTTAAGACATATAAAATACTTTTTAGCGGTTGCTAAAGATTTACATTTTAGAAAAGCTGCAGAGCGATTATTTATTTCCCAGCCAGGATTAAGTAGACAAATTAAACAGATGGAAGATGATTTGGGGGTTCTTTTATTTGAAAGGCATAATAGAAAGGTCATACTAACTAAAGCTGGTGAATATCTTAAAGAAGAATTAGCATTAAATTTAAAAAGCCTGGAACATACTTTTTATCACGCAAAATTGTTAAATGATGGAAAAAAAGGTGATTTAAAATTTGGCTATGTAGGTTCTGCCATGCAGGAAATAATTCCAAATTTATTAATAGAATTTAAAAAAGAACATCCTAATGTCCTTTTTAATCTAAAGGAAATGGATAATCATAAACAAATAGAAGAGTTACTTTCATACCATATAGATTTAGGCTTTGTGCGTTTAGACCGTGTGCCAAAAGAATTGGAAATTACACCTATTTTAAAAGAAAATTTTTGCCTCGTATTACCGCATAACCATGCTCTGAATAAAGAAAACTTTAAGGGTTTATATCAATTAAAGGAGGAGTCATTTATTTTATTCGATCCAAAATATAGCGCTACCTATTATGAAAAAGTGATGCAAATTTTTGATGATAGTGGTTTTTCTCCTATTGTTTCTCATAATACCATTCATGCAAGCTCCATATATAAACTTGTAGAAAATAGTTTTGGAGTATCTATTGTTCCTAAATCTCTAATAGATATCAATAACAAAAAAGTAAAGTTTATTGAATTATCTAAAATAAAACAAAAAACCACACTTTCAATTGTTTGGAATAAGCACAATAGAAATCCTATTTTGGATAGGGTTTTTGATTTTATTTCGGAATTATCAAGATGA